The following is a genomic window from Pseudomonas lurida.
ATCGCCTGGAATTCATCGGCGAAGGTGTAGTAACGGCCAATCAGGTTTTCGCCGCGGGCGGCGAAACGGTTGTAGGCGATTACTGCGGGGATAGCAGCGAACAGACCGATCGCGGTGGCGATCAGGGCTTCGGCAATACCCGGGGCCACGGTGGCCAGGGTGGCTTGCTGGGCCTGGGCCAGGCCACGGAAGGAGTTCATGATCCCCCAAACGGTACCGAACAGGCCGATGTATGGGCTCACGGAACCCACGGTAGCGAGGAACGGCAAGCTTTGCTCAAGCTTTTCTTCTTCACGGGAGATGGCAACGCGCATGGCACGGGCCACACCTTCCATGACCGCTTCAGGGTCAACGCCTGGCTGCTGGCGCAGACGGGAGAATTCCTTGAAGCCCGCGCGGAAGATCTGCTCGACGCCCGAATCCGGGTCGGGGTTGCTGCCGGCCTGGCGGTACAGCTTGGACAGGTCGATACCCGACCAGAAGCGCTCTTCAAAGCTCTCCAGGGCACGTCGACCGGCACGCAGCAGGTTGCTGCGCTGAAAAATCATGACCCAAGAGGTAACCGATGCGGCTACCAGGGTCAGCATGACCAGTTGAACCACAACACTGGCATTGCTGACCAGGCTCCACATGGAGGAATGGTCGACGACGGTAGGTTCCACGCTAAATCTCCTGCTTTGATTGTTTACCCGCGCCGCTTACGTCGGCAAAGGCCGCACGTAGAGCTTCGGGAATGGCCCGGGGTTTCAAACTATTGGTGCGCACACAGGCCACCAGGAACTGCCCCTCACAGAGCAGCGTTGCATCCGTTGCCCGCCTGACCTGCTGCTTGAAACGCAGGCTGACACGGTTCAATTCGATTACTTCAGCGCTTACCAACAACTCGTCGTCCAGCCGCGCCGGCGCGTGATACCGCGCCTCGCTGGAATGCACGACGAACAACAGGTCCTCCCCTGCCAGCTCGGATTGGGCAAAGCCCAGCTCCCGTAGCCGCTCGGTTCGAGCCCGCTCCATGAACTTGAGGTAGTTGACGTAATACACGATGCCGCCGGCATCGGTGTCCTCGTAATAAACGCGACAGCGATGTGCGAACGACTGATCCCCGTTTTGCGCGCGCATACTCTAGTGCTTACTCCTCAGGTTGCCAATCCGGCTGGGCAACTGTTTTTTCATCCGCTGAAACATTTCCAGTGACTGAATGACGACGCCAGCCACTAGGACAGCACAAACATCGAATAAATCGACTTGCGTGAAGCTTTTAATCGTCCACTGCATCGAGAAATTCGTCTACCACGGGCATCTCCCCCAATCGTGACGGAATGTTTAACCCGAAGTGCAAATAGGCATGCCGCGTCACGACCCGCCCTCTGGGTGTGCGCATGATATAGCCCTGCTGGATCAGGTACGGTTCCAGCACGTCCTCAATGGTGTGGCGTTCTTCACTGATGGCCGCCGCCAGGCTGTCGACCCCCACAGGGCCACCGTCGAACTTCTCGATCATGGTCAAGAGTAGACGTCGATCCTGGTGATCGAAGCCGTGCTCATCCACGTCCAGCAGGTTCAAGGCCAGGTCGGCCACGGCCTTGGTGATATGCCCTTTGGCCCGCACTTCGGCAAAGTCTCGCACGCGACGCAACAAGCGGTTGGCAATCCGTG
Proteins encoded in this region:
- the tolQ gene encoding protein TolQ, yielding MEPTVVDHSSMWSLVSNASVVVQLVMLTLVAASVTSWVMIFQRSNLLRAGRRALESFEERFWSGIDLSKLYRQAGSNPDPDSGVEQIFRAGFKEFSRLRQQPGVDPEAVMEGVARAMRVAISREEEKLEQSLPFLATVGSVSPYIGLFGTVWGIMNSFRGLAQAQQATLATVAPGIAEALIATAIGLFAAIPAVIAYNRFAARGENLIGRYYTFADEFQAILHRKVHTSEE
- the ybgC gene encoding tol-pal system-associated acyl-CoA thioesterase, translated to MRAQNGDQSFAHRCRVYYEDTDAGGIVYYVNYLKFMERARTERLRELGFAQSELAGEDLLFVVHSSEARYHAPARLDDELLVSAEVIELNRVSLRFKQQVRRATDATLLCEGQFLVACVRTNSLKPRAIPEALRAAFADVSGAGKQSKQEI